One genomic segment of Drosophila melanogaster chromosome 3R includes these proteins:
- the CG17475 gene encoding uncharacterized protein, isoform B, with translation MVRLGVVQILVILLACTCYKPISAVRLAQLSEDQLEWISKAEGVNFQNRVINGEDVQLGEAKYQISLQGMYGGHICGGCIIDERHVLTAAHCVYGYNPTYLRVITGTVEYEKPDAVYFVEEHWIHCNYNSPDYHNDIALIRLNDTIKFNEYTQPAELPTAPVANGTQLLLTGWGSTELWGDTPDILQKAYLTHVVYSTCQEIMNNDPSNGPCHICTLTTGGQGACHGDSGGPLTHNGVLYGLVNWGYPCALGVPDSHANVYYYLEWIRSMISGPCSNCHCYASNYPSL, from the coding sequence ATGGTTCGACTGGGTGTTGTGCAGATCCTGGTGATCCTGCTAGCTTGTACTTGCTATAAGCCCATTAGCGCCGTGCGTTTGGCGCAGCTTAGTGAGGATCAGCTGGAGTGGATCTCGAAGGCGGAAGGAGTCAACTTCCAGAATCGCGTAATCAATGGCGAAGATGTGCAGTTGGGCGAGGCCAAGTACCAGATATCGTTGCAGGGAATGTACGGAGGTCACATATGTGGCGGATGCATCATCGACGAACGCCATGTCCTGACGGCAGCCCACTGCGTATATGGCTATAACCCCACCTATCTGCGAGTGATCACAGGAACTGTGGAGTACGAAAAGCCGGATGCCGTGTATTTCGTGGAGGAGCATTGGATTCACTGCAACTACAACAGTCCCGACTACCACAATGATATTGCCTTGATTCGGCTAAACGATACGATCAAGTTCAATGAGTACACTCAACCGGCTGAGCTGCCCACAGCTCCGGTGGCAAATGGGACGCAGTTGCTCCTCACGGGCTGGGGCTCAACGGAACTTTGGGGCGATACGCCCGATATACTGCAAAAGGCTTATCTCACGCATGTCGTGTACTCGACTTGCCAGGAGATAATGAACAACGATCCGTCGAACGGTCCATGTCATATCTGCACACTGACGACTGGTGGACAAGGAGCCTGCCATGGCGATTCCGGCGGTCCGCTGACGCACAACGGAGTACTCTACGGTCTGGTCAATTGGGGTTATCCCTGTGCACTTGGAGTTCCCGATAGTCACGCCAACGTGTACTATTATCTGGAATGGATCAGAAGCATGATCTCGGGACCATGTAGCAACTGTCACTGCTATGCCAGTAACTATCCCAGCCTGTGA
- the CG4053 gene encoding uncharacterized protein: protein MAVRLSLIWLLLLGTSIDVTRGKRLDNRKLLDNRIVGGQEAEDGVAPYQVSIQTIWKTHICSGVILNEQWILTAGHCALDFSIEDLRIIVGTNDRLEPGQTLFPDEALVHCLYDIPYVYNNDIALIHVNESIIFNDRTQIVELSREQPPAGSTVTLTGWGAPESSYPTVQYLQTLNLTIIAHEECRERWDFHDGIDIGHICTFTREGEGACSGDSGGPLMWEGKLVGLVNWGRACGVGMPDMYANTVYYQDWIRRTHSGCKNRVN from the exons ATGGCTGTCCGTTTGTCTCTGATTTGGCTGCTTCTGCTGGGCACTTCCATTGACGTCACGCGCGGAAAGCGTTTGGACAATCGTAAACTTTTGGACAATCGCATTGTGGGTGGCCAGGAGGCGGAGGACGGAGTGGCACCTTATCAGGTGTCCATTCAGACCATCTGGAAAACCCACATCTGCAGCGGAGTCATTCTCAACGAACAGTGGATCCTCACCGCGGGTCATTGTGCACTGGACTTTAGCATCGAGGATCTAAGGATTATAGTGGGCACGAATGATCGTCTGGAGCCAGGACAGACCTTATTTCCGGACGAGGCCCTAGTCCATTGCTTGTACGACATACCCTATGTCTACAATAATGACATAGCGTTGATCCATGTCAACGAGTCGATTATATTCAATGATCGCACCCAGATCGTTGAGTTGAGCCGAGAGCAACCTCCGGCGGGTTCCACGGTCACTCTGACGGGATGGGGTGCTCCGGAAAGTAGCTATCCCACAGTGCAATATCTGCAGACCCTCAACCTGACCATCATCGCACACGAGGAGTGCAGAGAGAGATGGGACTTTCACGATGGCATCGACATCGGTCATATTTGCACCTTTACGCGAGAGGGCGAGGGTGCCTGCTCCGGAGACTCCGGTGGTCCACTGATGTGGGAGGGCAAACTGGTGGGCCTGGTCAACTGGGGCAGAGCCTGCGGCGTCGGCATGCCAGACAT GTATGCCAACACGGTTTACTATCAGGATTGGATCCGCAGGACTCATTCAGGATGCAAGAATCGTGTTAACTAA
- the CG31265 gene encoding uncharacterized protein: MKLLRLSLLILLAVKPPNPCESKRIVGPFPAGQSGRIKGGEEAEIGFAPYQVSLQPIVGSHNCGGAILNENWIITAGHCVENFIPALVNVITGTNKWAEPGAIYYTAEIHKHCMYDQPYMHNDIALVKLTENITFNELTQPIALPTRPVQLGEEIVLTGWGSDVAYGSSMEDLHKLTVGLVPLDECYETFNRTSSMGVGHICTFSREGEGACHGDSGGPLVSNGQLVGVVNWGRPCGVGLPDVQANVYYYLDWIRSKLSGNNKCYY, encoded by the coding sequence ATGAAGCTGCTCCGTCTAAGCCTTTTAATTCTCCTAGCGGTGAAGCCCCCAAATCCCTGTGAATCAAAGCGCATAGTTGGCCCCTTTCCTGCGGGTCAATCTGGCAGGATAAAGGGTGGCGAGGAGGCTGAGATCGGATTTGCTCCATACCAGGTGTCCCTGCAACCCATAGTGGGCTCCCATAATTGCGGTGGTGCCATCCTAAACGAAAACTGGATCATAACTGCTGGACACTGCGTGGAAAATTTCATTCCCGCCCTGGTCAATGTGATCACGGGCACCAATAAGTGGGCAGAGCCCGGAGCGATCTACTACACCGCCGAGATCCACAAACACTGTATGTACGACCAGCCTTACATGCATAACGACATCGCCCTGGTGAAGCTTACCGAGAACATCACCTTCAATGAGCTGACACAGCCGATCGCTTTGCCAACTAGACCGGTTCAACTCGGCGAAGAGATCGTCCTCACGGGCTGGGGCTCCGATGTGGCCTACGGGAGTTCCATGGAGGACCTGCACAAGCTGACCGTGGGCCTTGTTCCTCTGGATGAGTGCTATGAGACCTTCAACCGAACCAGCAGCATGGGTGTGGGTCACATCTGCACCTTTTCGCGCGAGGGTGAGGGCGCCTGTCACGGCGATTCCGGTGGTCCGCTGGTGAGCAATGGCCAATTGGTGGGTGTGGTCAATTGGGGACGACCATGCGGTGTCGGACTGCCCGATGTGCAGGCCAATGTGTACTACTACCTCGACTGGATTCGCAGCAAGCtcagtggcaacaacaaatgctaCTACTAA
- the TwdlW gene encoding TweedleW encodes MKIFVTVLMGAMCLSLSQADISLTQAGYNYRIQQQQQQQQPPIVAHLLNQQLQQQQQLQPQQSSHPVLPPLPLPYLPPAGQFHSAQPAVRPTAGSFPMPAGFPVNFQTAPIQQQRRARPRVRIPKRPIVTKNFFIHSAPEESEDEVQDELNQLAQQPRNHYNVLFVKTPAQTNRAAALNLAKTLKQEKTVVYVLAKKTTASDLQDAIAEAPQHINKPEVFFIKYRTPEEALNAQRQIQSQYDTLGGSSTITDEGVAPITSVVGSLDPPEEEEEEQQQQQHSEGQFAENGAGNSGVGPIGNHYLPANQF; translated from the exons ATGAAGATATTTGTG ACGGTTCTGATGGGCGCCATGTGCCTGAGCCTCAGCCAGGCTGACATCAGCTTGACCCAGGCGGGTTACAACTACCGCatccaacagcagcagcagcaacagcaaccgcCCATTGTGGCCCACCTGTTGAaccagcaactgcagcagcagcagcagctccagccCCAGCAATCCTCGCACCCGGTGCTTCCACCTCTCCCACTGCCCTACCTCCCGCCCGCTGGCCAGTTCCATTCTGCCCAGCCTGCAGTTCGTCCCACAGCCGGATCGTTTCCCATGCCCGCCGGCTTCCCCGTCAATTTCCAGACCGCTCCCATCCAGCAGCAGCGACGCGCTCGTCCGCGTGTCAGGATTCCCAAGCGTCCCATTGTGACCAAAAACTTTTTCATCCACTCGGCGCCCGAGGAGTCTGAGGATGAGGTCCAGGACGAGCTGAACCAGTTGGCCCAGCAGCCCCGTAACCACTACAATGTGCTGTTCGTCAAGACGCCGGCTCAGACCAATCGCGCGGCGGCTCTTAACTTGGCCAAGACCCTTAAGCAGGAGAAGACCGTGGTCTATGTGCTGGCCAAGAAGACGACCGCCTCCGATCTGCAGGATGCCATTGCCGAGGCGCCACAGCACATCAATAAGCCGGAGGTGTTCTTCATCAAGTACCGCACTCCAGAGGAAGCTCTGAATGCCCAGCGGCAGATTCAGTCACAGTACGATACTTTGGGAGGAAGTTCGACCATCACCGACGAGGGTGTGGCCCCCATCACCTCGGTGGTGGGATCCCTGGATCCTccagaggaggaggaggaggaacagcaacagcagcaacattcaGAGGGACAATTTGCGGAGAACGGTGCCGGAAACTCTGGCGTCGGTCCCATCGGCAATCATTATTTGCCCGCGAACCAGTTCTAA
- the CG31266 gene encoding uncharacterized protein has translation MTNRWNLTVLLGLTLLALQGPTEAMRMRGEPLPGLANIERHRSTEAVPQGRVIGGTTAAEGNWPWIASIQNAYSYHLCGAIILDETWVLTAASCVAGLRPLNLLVVTGTVDWWDLYAPYYTVSQIHVHCNFDKPLYHNDIALLQLSSKIEFNDVTKNITLADIDELEEGDKLTFAGWGSSEAMGTYGRYLQEASGTYLPVDACREKLQNQDDVDLGHVCVQMDAGQGACHGDTGGPLIDEQQRLVGIGNWGVPCGRGYPDVYARTAFYHDWIRTTMNGCTIA, from the exons ATGACAAATAGGTGGAATCTTACGGTGCTGCTGGGTCTGACTCTGCTGGCTCTTCAGGGGCCAACGGAAGCCATGAGGATGCGAGGAGAACCACTTCCGGGTTTGGCCAATATCGAGAGGCATCGCTCCACCGAAGCTGTGCCCCAAGGTCGTGTGATCGGTGGCACCACCGCCGCCGAGGGCAACTGGCCCTGGATAGCAAGTATCCAAAATGCATACTCGTATCACTTGTGCGGAGCCATCATACTCGACGAAACTTGGGTGCTCACAGCGGCCAGTTGCGTGGCGGGATTGAGGCCATTAAATCTGCTGGTTGTGACTGGAACTGTGGACTGGTGGGATCTGTATGCTCCGTACTACACTGTGAGCCAGATCCATGTGCACTGCAACTTCGACAAGCCGCTGTATCACAATGACATAGCCCTGCTGCAGTTGTCGTCCAAAATCGAGTTCAACGATGTGACAAAGAATATAACCTTGGCGGATATCGATGAATTGGAAGAGGGGGATAAGTTGACCTTTGCCGGTTGGGGCAGCTCCGAGGCCATGGGCACCTATGGTCGCTATCTGCAGGAGGCATCCGGCACATATCTGCCGGTGGACGCATGCCGGGAGAAGTTGCAGAACCAAGATGATGTGGACCTGGGTCATGTGTGTGTCCAAATGGACGCGGGCCAGGGCGCCTGCCATGGCGACACTGGCGGACCGCTTATCGATGAGCAGCAGCGCTTGGTAGGCATCGGTAATTGGGGTGTGCCATGCGGACGTGGCTATCCG GATGTGTATGCGCGTACTGCCTTCTACCACGATTGGATCCGCACCACCATGAATGGATGTACGATCGCCTAG
- the CG31267 gene encoding uncharacterized protein, with product MSYQTGAVSTLVLVLLALSFSEASLRRRAFTSEKSETANKFSSRIVGGEESDVLAAPYLVSLQNAYGNHFCAGSIIHDQWVITAASCLAGLRKNNVQVVTTTYNHWGSEGWIYSVEDIVMHCNFDSPMYHNDIALIKTHALFDYDDVTQNITIAPLEDLTDGETLTMYGYGSTEIGGDFSWQLQQLDVTYVAPEKCNATYGGTPDLDVGHLCAVGKVGAGACHGDTGGPIVDSRGRLVGVGNWGVPCGYGFPDVFARISFYYSWIISTINGCAIS from the exons ATGTCTTACCAAACCGGAGCGGTTTCTACACTCGTCCTCGTCCTGTTGGCGTTATCCTTTTCGGAGGCAAGTTTACGCCGTCGGGCCTTCACTTCAGAAAAATCCGAAACCGCGAATAAATTTAGCTCCCGAATCGTCGGAGGAGAAGAATCCGATGTCCTGGCGGCACCCTATCTAGTCTCGCTCCAAAACGCCTATGG TAACCACTTTTGTGCCGGCTCCATTATCCACGATCAGTGGGTCATCACCGCGGCTAGTTGCCTGGCTGGATTGCGAAAGAACAACGTGCAGGTGGTGACCACCACCTATAATCACTGGGGATCGGAGGGCTGGATATACTCCGTGGAGGATATCGTCATGCACTGCAACTTCGACAGCCCCATGTACCATAATGACATTGCCCTGATCAAGACGCATGCACTATTCGATTACGATGATGTCACTCAGAATATCACAATCGCTCCGTTGGAGGATTTGACCGATGGTGAAACGCTAACCATGTACGGATACGGCAGCACGGAGATCGGAGGAGATTTCTCATggcagctgcagcagttgGATGTAACCTATGTCGCGCCGGAAAAGTGCAATGCCACGTACGGCGGTACTCCAGATCTGGATGTGGGTCACCTTTGTGCCGTGGGAAAGGTGGGAGCCGGAGCATGTCATGGAGATACCGGAGGACCCATCGTTGACAGTCGTGGTCGCTTGGTGGGCGTTGGTAACTGGGGCGTTCCGTGCGGCTATGGATTTCCCGATGTTTTTGCCCGCATTAGCTTTTACTACAGCTGGATTATATCAACGATTAACGGATGTGCTATTTCCTAA
- the CG5255 gene encoding uncharacterized protein — MLLILLPLVLFTSSAASQILYPPQYTKNRIVGGEEAAAGLAPYQISLQGIGSGAHSCGGAIIDERWIITAAHCTRGRQATAFRVLTGTQDLHQNGSKYYYPDRIVEHSNYAPRKYRNDIALLHLNESIVFDNATQPVELDHEALVPGSRLLLTGWGTLSLGGDVPARLQSLEVNYVPFEQCRAAHDNSTRVDIGHVCTFNDKGRGACHGDSGGPLVHNGKLVALVNWGLPCAKGYPDAHASISYYHDFIRTHLSLSKTDSSEDIEEEMIALQD; from the exons ATGTTGCTCATTTTGTTACCACTTGTTCTGTTCACTTCGAGTGCCGCAAGTCAGATCCTATATCCGCCGCAGTATACCAAGAATCGCATTGTGGGCGGGGAGGAGGCTGCCGCAGGTCTGGCACCTTATCAGATATCCCTTCAAGGAATCGGCAGTGGAGCTCATTCCTGTGGCGGTGCTATCATCGATGAACGGTGGATTATAACGGCGGCTCACTGTACAAGAGGCAGACAGGCGACGGCATTTCGGGTCCTAACAGGCACACAGGATCTGCATCAAAATGGATCCAAGTATTACTATCCCGACAGGATTGTGGAGCATAGTAACTATGCACCACGCAAGTATCGCAACGATATAGCTTTACTGCATCTGAATGAATCGATTGTGTTTGATAATGCCACTCAACCGGTGGAACTGGATCACGAGGCCTTGGTTCCAGGATCCCGACTCCTTTTAACCGGTTGGGGAACCCTCTCCTTGGGCGGAGATGTTCCCGCCCGTCTGCAGAGTCTGGAGGTCAACTATGTGCCCTTCGAGCAGTGTCGAGCTGCCCACGACAATAGCACTCGGGTGGACATTGGCCACGTTTGCACCTTCAATGACAAGGGACGCGGAGCGTGTCATGGAGATTCCGGTGGTCCTCTGGTGCACAATGGCAAGCTGGTGGCTCTGGTCAACTGGGGACTGCCATGTGCTAAAGGATATCCAg ATGCTCACGCTTCAATTTCATATTATCACGACTTTATACGCACTCACCTAAGTCTATCCAAAACGGACAGCTCTGAGGATATCGAGGAGGAAATGATTGCTCTCCAGGATTAG
- the CG5265 gene encoding uncharacterized protein — MKFRDNGKVLWNFARISALQQTRYTFGKKMPIASYSTAKDKPKSDQPNLLKYHVLPLEEILNRFMITVQPLLTPEEFKKQEKITNEFQRKEGAKLQKLLEETGEQEKNWLAHRWLKVAYLQFRSPVTCFSSPGMTFPKQKFESVHEFVDYTSRVIFGLGEFNDLVHAKKIPIVKMGKNELDNSQFGKVFGTCRIPRRFTDDIVYNPCSDYVVVIYRNHFYQLKIYDKEGKLIIAPCLAVQLEEIMAKEKEPGVPYGILTTDSRDNWAEAYEHLSNTPRNRVALKTIQNAMFTVSLDECTSPKEGRDAEELILTLIHGKGSKCNSANRWMDKTIQLVVNPNGHVGFTYEHSPAEGQPIAMMMDYVVKKMKDDPSYGECGSENFIPAKKIKFCDVSKCVEQWLIIAQKNVDKLVQDLQMKVLKFDCYGKDFIKKQRLGPDSFVQMALQLAFFKLHYEPAAQYESAHLRIFDGGRTETIRSCSNESLAFCHAMDDVSASAQERASKIREAVMCHQMYAKLALLGKGVDRHLFGLKLMAVENCLPVPEFFSSPGYVKSTHFRMSTSQVATKYDAFMGYGPSVEDGYACCYNPREHDIILAISAWRHCQATDHQKIAKALAQSFAEMKDVLETCPASKDKPPELKCKY, encoded by the coding sequence ATGAAGTTCCGTGACAATGGAAAGGTCCTTTGGAATTTCGCAAGGATATCGGCTCTGCAACAGACTCGATATACGTTCGGCAAAAAAATGCCAATTGCCAGCTATAGCACTGCCAAGGATAAGCCTAAATCCGATCAGCCAAACCTTCTAAAGTATCATGTCTTACCTCTTGAAGAAATCCTCAACCGCTTCATGATTACCGTACAACCATTGCTGACACCCGAGGAGTTCAAAAAGCAAGAGAAGATTACTAACGAATTCCAGAGGAAGGAGGGCGCTAAGCTACAAAAGCTCCTCGAAGAAACTGGTGAACAGGAGAAGAACTGGTTAGCCCATCGCTGGCTGAAGGTTGCCTACTTACAGTTTCGGTCGCCAGTGACTTGCTTCTCCAGTCCCGGCATGACCTTTCCCAAACAGAAATTTGAAAGTGTCCACGAATTTGTGGACTACACGTCTAGGGTTATCTTCGGTTTGGGTGAGTTCAATGACTTGGTGCACGCCAAAAAGATTCCGATTGTGAAAATGGGCAAGAACGAGCTGGACAACAGTCAGTTTGGAAAGGTTTTCGGCACATGCCGGATACCGAGAAGGTTTACCGACGATATCGTCTACAATCCGTGCTCTGATTATGTGGTGGTTATCTACCGGAATCACTTTTATCAACTGAAAATATACGACAAGGAAGGAAAGCTTATAATTGCACCATGTCTGGCTGTTCAACTGGAGGAAATAATGGCAAAGGAAAAGGAACCGGGAGTTCCTTATGGAATCTTGACCACCGATTCGCGGGACAACTGGGCCGAGGCATACGAACACTTGTCAAATACGCCCCGTAATAGAGTTGCCCTGAAAACCATTCAGAATGCTATGTTCACAGTGTCCCTCGACGAGTGTACCAGTCCAAAAGAAGGTCGAGATGCCGAAGAATTGATCCTTACGCTGATCCATGGAAAGGGCAGCAAGTGCAACAGTGCCAACCGCTGGATGGATAAGACAATTCAATTGGTGGTAAACCCAAATGGACACGTTGGATTCACCTATGAGCACTCACCAGCCGAGGGCCAACCGATCGCAATGATGATGGACTATGTAGTGAAGAAGATGAAGGATGACCCTAGTTATGGGGAATGCGGATCGGAAAACTTTATTCCAGCGAAGAAAATAAAGTTCTGTGATGTAAGCAAATGCGTGGAGCAATGGTTGATAATCGCGCAAAAAAACGTGGACAAACTTGTCCAGGACCTGCAAATGAAGGTTCTTAAGTTCGATTGCTACGGCAAGGATTTCATCAAGAAACAGCGACTTGGTCCAGATAGCTTTGTTCAGATGGCATTGCAGTTGGCATTCTTTAAATTGCACTATGAGCCAGCTGCTCAATATGAATCGGCGCATTTGCGCATCTTCGATGGCGGCCGAACCGAAACCATCCGTTCGTGCTCCAATGAATCCCTGGCTTTTTGCCACGCCATGGATGATGTGAGTGCATCAGCTCAGGAGCGGGCTAGTAAGATTCGCGAGGCAGTGATGTGCCATCAGATGTATGCGAAGCTGGCGCTTCTGGGAAAGGGTGTCGATCGTCACCTCTTTGGACTTAAACTAATGGCGGTGGAGAACTGCCTACCTGTTCCGGAGTTCTTCTCTTCGCCAGGATATGTAAAGTCCACGCACTTTCGAATGTCCACTTCGCAGGTGGCCACCAAATATGATGCCTTCATGGGATATGGACCTTCTGTAGAAGATGGATATGCCTGTTGCTACAATCCCCGTGAACATGACATCATTTTGGCCATATCCGCATGGCGACATTGTCAGGCAACTGATCACCAAAAGATCGCCAAGGCGCTTGCGCAGTCCTTTGCTGAAATGAAGGATGTACTTGAAACATGTCCAGCTTCAAAAGACAAGCCGCCAGAGCTTAAGTGCAAGTATTGA
- the CG5246 gene encoding uncharacterized protein, whose product MKCLVLISVLVILSQCSAKSVKIHRRHQLNHHLGHVKPETRVIGGVDSPTGFAPYQVSIMNTFGEHVCGGSIIAPQWILTAAHCMEWPIQYLKIVTGTVDYTRPGAEYLVDGSKIHCSHDKPAYHNDIALIHTAKPIVYDDLTQPIKLASKGSLPKVGDKLTLTGWGSTKTWGRYSTQLQKIDLNYIDHDNCQSRVRNANWLSEGHVCTFTQEGEGSCHGDSGGPLVDANQTLVGVVNWGEACAIGYPDVFGSVAYYHDWIEQMMTDAGTAC is encoded by the coding sequence ATGAAGTGTCTAGTACTGATCAGTGTTTTGGTGATCCTGTCTCAATGTTCGGCGAAAAGCGTTAAGATTCATCGTCGTCACCAGTTAAATCATCATTTGGGCCATGTGAAGCCCGAGACCCGTGTGATTGGAGGTGTCGATTCCCCCACTGGATTTGCTCCCTACCAGGTGTCCATCATGAATACCTTTGGCGAGCATGTTTGCGGTGGCAGTATCATCGCGCCACAATGGATCCTCACCGCCGCCCATTGCATGGAGTGGCCCATTCAGTATCTGAAGATTGTCACCGGCACAGTGGACTATACGAGACCAGGAGCGGAGTATCTGGTAGATGGATCGAAGATCCATTGCAGTCACGACAAGCCAGCCTATCACAATGACATAGCGTTGATCCACACGGCTAAGCCCATTGTTTACGACGACCTGACTCAACCTATTAAACTGGCCAGCAAGGGATCACTGCCGAAGGTGGGAGATAAGCTAACGCTGACGGGATGGGGCAGCACCAAGACCTGGGGAAGGTACTCCACCCAGCTGCAGAAAATCGATCTGAACTACATCGATCACGACAACTGCCAGTCTCGAGTGCGAAACGCCAACTGGCTGAGCGAAGGACACGTGTGCACCTTCACCCAGGAGGGCGAGGGATCTTGCCATGGAGACTCCGGCGGTCCTTTGGTTGATGCCAACCAAACCCTCGTCGGCGTGGTCAACTGGGGCGAGGCCTGTGCCATTGGCTATCCGGATGTGTTCGGTTCGGTCGCCTACTACCACGATTGGATCGAACAGATGATGACAGACGCTGGTACCGCGTGCTAA